ATTTACCACAAATCCATATTTTTCGTTCATCAATAAATGACGTTCCAAAAGAACATAATAATTTGATTGCTCTTGTTACGGATATGGATATAAAATTCAAGTGTCCTGTTTTTAAATTAGAAGATATATCTAATTTAGCGGATTTAATTGAAAAATATTATGAATGAATCTTTAATGATAAGTAAATCTCTTAATATTTCAGAAGAAGACGCCCAATGGCAAAGGATTACGCTTATTCTAAAATATGCTAAGTGACTCTTGACTTATTGGTAATCATAAAATATAAAACTTTTATTTTTATTAATTTCAATAATAAAGCCTCATTATGTCATTTCTTAAAAAGTATAAAAAATTTGGTTCTATTTCTATTTCGATTGTAATTATTTTTTTTAGTACAATTTTATATGTTACGGGAATTCCTTTCTTTGATTTGATGGAATTAAAAACTATTGATTTAAGATTTATTTCTCGTGGAAATAAGTCTCCTGGACATGAAGTTGTTCTTGCAGTTGTAGATGAAAAAAGTATCGATAAAGAGGGAAAATGGGTATGGCCTAGAACAAAAATAGCTGATCTTATAAACAAGCTTTCAGATGCTGAATCTAAGGTTGTAGGCTTTGATATTGGTTTTGTTGATCCTGATGATAAAGGAGTTCTAAAGCTTATTGGCGGAATTCAAAACAAAGTTAATTTTTTTGGAGTACAAAATAAATCTTTTGATAAATATTTAAACGAGCTAAAAGTTTTATCTGATCATGATGAAATTCTTGCTGATGCAATAAAAAAATCAAAATCAAAAATCGTATTAGGATATTTTTTTCAAACAGAATCTACTTCTCAATCCCATGTTACTGAAGAAGAAATCAAAGTTAATCATGAAAGCATAAAAGGGTCAAAATTTAATATCGTTCGGTATGAATCTAAGTCAGCACTTAAATTATCCTTTCTTGAAACAAAAATGCCCGAAGCTAATATACCTAAAATTTCAAGTGCTTCCCCCTACTGCGGTTTTTTTAATATGTTTCCGGACAGTGATGGAGTAGTCAGAAGGTCCCCAGCAATTCTTAGCTTTAAAGAAGATCTTTACGCCCCTCTTGCGTTAAAATGTTTGAGCGCATATTTAGACAGCCCTCTTTCAGTATATATTGCTGATTATGGGATAAGGGAAATAGGTTTAGATAAAGTTAAAATTCCAACTGATGAATATGGACGCATAACCATAAATTATAGAGGAGAAGACAGAATTTTTCCTCATATATCTGTAACGGATATTTTAAATGGTGAAATTGCAAAAGATGTTCTAAAAGATAAAATTGTTTTAGTTGGCGTTACCGCTGTAGCTGTTTATGATTTACGGGTTACTCCTTTTTCTACGGTTGCTCCAGGGCTTGAAGTTCACGCAAACATAATTGATAGCATACTTAAAGAAGATTTTCTTTATCAACCGTCATGGGCAGCTATATTCGATGTGCTTGCTTTTAGTTTAGAATCTTTATTTATTGGGGCAGCACTTCCATTTTTAGGCATTATATCTGGTTTGATAACTTGTTTTTTACTTTTTATCTGTCATATTTATCTTTGTAACTATTTATTTTCCCATAGCGGAATTATTTTAAATCTTGTCTATCCTCTTGTAACTATAATTGTTACCTATGGTGCTGGAACTGTATATCAATATTTTCTCGAATCAAGTCAGAAAAAATTTATCAAAGATGCTTTTTCAACGTATCTTGCACCAAACGTTGTTAAACAGCTCATTGATTCCCCAGAAAAGCTTGTACTTGGAGGGGAGCAGAGACAAATTACAGCTTTTTTTTCAGATGTTCAAGGATTTACCTCTATATCTGAAAAATTATCACCATCAGATCTTGTTGAACTTTTAAATGAATTTTTAACTGAAATGACAGATATAATTCTAAAATATGAAGGGACTGTTGATAAATTTGAAGGGGACGCAATAATTGCTTTTTTTGGTGCTCCGAATGATATGCCGGATCATGGCCAAGTAGCATGCATGGCTTGTATTGATATGCAAAAAAGGCTATCTGAACTTAGGGAAAGCTGGAGACAAAGAAATAAACCAGAACTGAAAATGAGGATAGGTCTTTGTTCAGGTTCTGCTGTTGTAGGAAATATGGGTTCAAAAAGTAGGATGGACTATACAATGATGGGAGATACTGTTAATACTGCAGCAAGGCTCGAAGGTGTTAACAAAGTTTATGGAACTTATGTTCTTGTAAGTAATTCAACATTTAAATATACTGATGAAAGAGTAGTTTCAAGGGAATTAGATTCAATCATTGTTGTTGGAAAAATAGAACCTGTTCCTGTTTATGAAATTGTAGGTTTCAGAAAAGAAATATCGCCAAAAATGTTGAAAGTTCTTGATAGCTACAGTGAAGGCCTTTCAGCTTATAGAAGAAAAGAATGGGATAATGCTATTAATTTATTTAATGCAGCACTTTCTTTACAACCAGATGATCCTCCAAGTAAAATTATGATTGATAGATGCAAAGAATATAAACTAAAGCCTCCTCCAGATAATTGGAATGGAGCTTTTACAATGAAGTCAAAGTAAAAAATGAAAAAAAGTCTAATATTTTTATCGATATTGTTATGTGCAGGTTTTTTACATAAAATAGGATACTGCGAATATAATTACAATGAAGAAAGCGCCTTTAAATTGGCGGCAGATTATTTAAACAAAGGTATGTATCTTGAAGCACTTGGAATGTATCAGGAAGTAATTGAATCTTCCCGTGATGCGAATACAAAAGCTAAAGCTCTTTTTTTTATGGCTAACACAAATAGTCTATATCTTGATCAATATAACGAAGCATTAAAAATATTTGAAACAGTAATAAATCAATATTCTAAAACACCGTCAGCATCTGATGCCTTATTTAATAAAGGCTCTGTTCTGTATGAACTTGGACGGTATAAAGAAGCTTATGAAATTTTTACAAAATATATAAAGGATTACCCTAAAGGGATGAGGATTCTTTCAGCAGAAGTTTATGCTTCGAGCTCAAAATCCCTCATTACCGAAGAAAAAATAACAAAATTGCCACTACCTGAGCAAGAAACCTTAATAATTAAAGATAACAAGCTTAGAGTACTTATTAAAGAAAATGTTCAAAAAATCGAATTAAACTCTAATAAAATTATTCAAATATATGATTATTTTACAGATAAAATTATCTTTAGCGGTAAAGGTCCTTTGAGTGTATTAGCGTCGAGAAATAAATTATGGATTAATGGAAAAGAAATAAGTGGAAAAAAATATAGAGTTAAAACTGAATCAGAGATATTAAATGTTGATAATATAAACTACAGAGGAGAAATTATAATTCAACTGGAACAAAATGGAATTTTAGCTATTAATTATCTTTCTGTTGAAGATTACTTGTATGGAGTAGTTCCAAAAGAAATGCCTTACAGCTGGGAAAAAAATGCACTTATGGCGCAAGCTGTATCTGCAAGAACTTATGCTCTTTATATAAAAGAAAAAAGTTCGGATAAACCCTATGATGTTTACGCTACAACTACTTCTCAAGTTTATGGAGCATTTGATGCTGAAGTTGAAAAAACTAACAATGCTGTTGATTTAACACGAGATCAAGTTATGACTTATGATGGGAAATTAATAGTAGCTTATTTTCATTCTAACAGCGGAGGTTATACTGAAGAATCAGGTAATGTATGGTCTGCTAACATCCCTTATCTTGAGAGTGTGCCTGATAAATACAGTGAAAATATTCAAAATGGAGAATGGGATTATTTTATATCCTATAGTGACCTTAGAAATAAGCTTGTAGCAGGCGGTGTTGAAGTTGGCAAAATTAATAAGCTTGAGCCTATGGGAATATCTAAGTCTGGAAGAATATTAAAGATTAATATTGTTTCAGATAGAGGAAATGTTCAATTAACAAGTAATAATTTTAGAATTAAAGTTGGAGGTACTCTTCTTAAAAGCACTCTTTGCAGTATTTCGAATAGTTCATCTGGAGTCATTTTTAAGGGAAAAGGTTATGGTCATGGTGTCGGATTAAGTCAGTGGGGAGCTAATAAAATGGCAGCAATTG
The Desulfobacterales bacterium genome window above contains:
- a CDS encoding CHASE2 domain-containing protein, with product MSFLKKYKKFGSISISIVIIFFSTILYVTGIPFFDLMELKTIDLRFISRGNKSPGHEVVLAVVDEKSIDKEGKWVWPRTKIADLINKLSDAESKVVGFDIGFVDPDDKGVLKLIGGIQNKVNFFGVQNKSFDKYLNELKVLSDHDEILADAIKKSKSKIVLGYFFQTESTSQSHVTEEEIKVNHESIKGSKFNIVRYESKSALKLSFLETKMPEANIPKISSASPYCGFFNMFPDSDGVVRRSPAILSFKEDLYAPLALKCLSAYLDSPLSVYIADYGIREIGLDKVKIPTDEYGRITINYRGEDRIFPHISVTDILNGEIAKDVLKDKIVLVGVTAVAVYDLRVTPFSTVAPGLEVHANIIDSILKEDFLYQPSWAAIFDVLAFSLESLFIGAALPFLGIISGLITCFLLFICHIYLCNYLFSHSGIILNLVYPLVTIIVTYGAGTVYQYFLESSQKKFIKDAFSTYLAPNVVKQLIDSPEKLVLGGEQRQITAFFSDVQGFTSISEKLSPSDLVELLNEFLTEMTDIILKYEGTVDKFEGDAIIAFFGAPNDMPDHGQVACMACIDMQKRLSELRESWRQRNKPELKMRIGLCSGSAVVGNMGSKSRMDYTMMGDTVNTAARLEGVNKVYGTYVLVSNSTFKYTDERVVSRELDSIIVVGKIEPVPVYEIVGFRKEISPKMLKVLDSYSEGLSAYRRKEWDNAINLFNAALSLQPDDPPSKIMIDRCKEYKLKPPPDNWNGAFTMKSK
- a CDS encoding SpoIID/LytB domain-containing protein, which codes for MKKSLIFLSILLCAGFLHKIGYCEYNYNEESAFKLAADYLNKGMYLEALGMYQEVIESSRDANTKAKALFFMANTNSLYLDQYNEALKIFETVINQYSKTPSASDALFNKGSVLYELGRYKEAYEIFTKYIKDYPKGMRILSAEVYASSSKSLITEEKITKLPLPEQETLIIKDNKLRVLIKENVQKIELNSNKIIQIYDYFTDKIIFSGKGPLSVLASRNKLWINGKEISGKKYRVKTESEILNVDNINYRGEIIIQLEQNGILAINYLSVEDYLYGVVPKEMPYSWEKNALMAQAVSARTYALYIKEKSSDKPYDVYATTTSQVYGAFDAEVEKTNNAVDLTRDQVMTYDGKLIVAYFHSNSGGYTEESGNVWSANIPYLESVPDKYSENIQNGEWDYFISYSDLRNKLVAGGVEVGKINKLEPMGISKSGRILKINIVSDRGNVQLTSNNFRIKVGGTLLKSTLCSISNSSSGVIFKGKGYGHGVGLSQWGANKMAAIGNDYKEILKHYYKNIKIVKINYN